The genomic stretch GATGGTAATAAAGTACGTTTTGCCAAGCGTTCGGGAGAGTTGATTAATGGCTGAAGAAAGACAAATACCGCGTATGAAAGCGTATTACTTTGAAGTGATTCGTAAAGCGCTTCAAGAGAAGTTTAATTACAAAAATGCGATGCAAATTCCGCGGATTGATAAAATTGTAGTTAATATGGGGATAGGTGAAGCAACAGCTGATTCAAAGAAACCTTCTCTTGCTGCTGAGGATTTAGGACTCATAACAGGTCAGAAGGCTGTTATTACCCGTGCCCGTAATTCTATTGCGACCTTTAAAGTTCGTGAAGGAATGCCTCTTGGGGCTAAAGTGACATTGCGTAAAGATCGTATGTTTGAGTTTTTAGATCGTCTTGTTACGATTGCTCTTCCGCGCGTTCGTGACTTTCGTGGTTTAAATCCAAAGAGTTTTGATGGTCGTGGTAATTTTGCTATGGGTATTAAAGAACACATTGTGTTTCCAGAAATCAACTATGATAAAGTTGATCAAATTTGGGGCATGGATATTATCGTTTGTACGACAGCGAAAACGGATAATGAAGCGCGTGAGTTATTGCGTGCTTTTAATTTTCCTTTTCGTTCGTAACGGCAAATGTAGCGAGGTGAAGTTATGGCCAAAGTAAGTGCCGTTGAGAAAAATAAGCGTCGTGAGGTGATGGTAAAGCGTTATGCTGCGCGTCGTGCACGTTTGAAAACAATCGTTATGGATCAGAAGGTTTCTCTTGAGGAACGTTTTAAAGCTTCTGTTCAGTTGGCAGAATTGCCGCGTAATTCTTCGAAAGTTCGTGTTCGTAATCGCTGTGAGGTTTCAGGTCGTCCGCGGGCTTATTATCGTAAATTAAAAATGTCACGGATTGCATTGCGTGAGCTTGGCTCTATTGGCCATATTCCTGGTATTGTAAAGTCTAGTTGGTAAGAGGAGATTATTTAATGTCTATGTCAGATCCTCTTGGTGATATGTTAACACGTATTCGTAATGCACTTGGTCGTAAAAAAGGCAAAGTGGTTACTCCAGCTTCAAAGCTTCGTGCACACGTTCTTGATGTTCTTCAGTCGGAGGGTTATATTCGCGGATATAATCAAGTTGATTTGGGTGGTGGAAAAGCTGAGCTTGAAATCGAATTGAAGTATTTTGAAGGGATGGCTGCTATTCGTGAAATTTCGCGTGTGTCAAAGCCTGGTCGTCGTGTATATGTTTCTGCTAAGTCACTTCCGCAGGTGGCAAACGGTTTAGGTATTTCGATTTTATCGACTCCTAAAGGCGTTATGGCTGATCATGAGGCGCGTGAACAGAATGTTGGTGGAGAACTCCTTTGTCGTGTTTTCTAAGGGATGTCAAGAAAACGGAAGAAAAAGTAGGTTAGAACAATGTCTCGTATTGGAAAAAAACCCATTTCAATTCCTTCTGGGGTTACTGCTACTGTTGAAGGTCAGCTGGTTAAGGCAAAAGGTCCAAAAGGTGAACTAAGTTACATCGTTAATGATGAGGTTTTAGTTAAACTCGAGGAAAATGTCATATCCGTTGTGCCACGGGATCAGTCAAAAGATGCGCGCTCTAAATGGGGTATGTCACGTTCAATGATTGAAAACATTTTTTGTGGTGTAAAAGATGGTTTTGAA from Bartonella kosoyi encodes the following:
- the rplE gene encoding 50S ribosomal protein L5; translated protein: MAEERQIPRMKAYYFEVIRKALQEKFNYKNAMQIPRIDKIVVNMGIGEATADSKKPSLAAEDLGLITGQKAVITRARNSIATFKVREGMPLGAKVTLRKDRMFEFLDRLVTIALPRVRDFRGLNPKSFDGRGNFAMGIKEHIVFPEINYDKVDQIWGMDIIVCTTAKTDNEARELLRAFNFPFRS
- the rpsN gene encoding 30S ribosomal protein S14, coding for MAKVSAVEKNKRREVMVKRYAARRARLKTIVMDQKVSLEERFKASVQLAELPRNSSKVRVRNRCEVSGRPRAYYRKLKMSRIALRELGSIGHIPGIVKSSW
- the rpsH gene encoding 30S ribosomal protein S8; translated protein: MSMSDPLGDMLTRIRNALGRKKGKVVTPASKLRAHVLDVLQSEGYIRGYNQVDLGGGKAELEIELKYFEGMAAIREISRVSKPGRRVYVSAKSLPQVANGLGISILSTPKGVMADHEAREQNVGGELLCRVF